Within the Solwaraspora sp. WMMA2056 genome, the region TTGCACGATTTGGGCGTCGAAGGCAACGAAACGATCAGCACCGCGCAGGGTACGCCGTTTGGTGCCGCGTGCCCTAGGCTCCCGGAGCCAAGGGGAGACGATCACGACACGAGGATCGGGAAAACGTGTCCGAGGGACTGCACGACCCACGGCTGGCGGCCGAGGGTGAGCTGGCACTGGCCCGGATGGCGCTCGACGAGGGTGACTACCGGCACGCCGCCGACCACGTCGCCGGCGCCATCACGCACGCGCCGACCATGCCGGAGGTGCACGAGATGCTCACCCGGCTGGCCGCCCGCACCGACGGCGCACTCGACCTGTTCCCCCTCGACGAACACGTCTTCATCGGCACCGTGGTCGCCCGGGCGCACCTGCTGGCCGCCGCCGGGCGGGCCGGCGAAGGGTTGGAGCTGCTGGCCGCCGCCACCGGGCACGCCCCCACGGTGAACTGGGCCGGGGTTCCCTGGGTCGGTGCCGCCGACCTGCCCGCCCGCCTGGACCCGGACCAGATCGCCATCGTGCTGATGCAGATCTGCGCCAGCGTGCCCGATCCGGTGCCCGACGTCGACCGCCCGCCGCTGCTGCCGTACCTGCGACTGGCCGAGCACGCCACCACCGCGCACGCCGACCACGGCCTGCTGCTCGGCGCCAGCTCGGCCCTTGCCCGTCGGCTCGGTGAGATCCCCACCGCACTCGACTGGGCCACGCAGGGGGTACGGGCCGAACCGTCCAAACTCGCCGAGGTGTGGCTCGGGTACGCCTACCGCAGCGCCGGGCGCACCGCCGAGGCGGTCGCCGCGCTCCGGCGGGCCAGCGCCCACGACCCGGACGACCTGTCCATCTACGCCGACATCGCCGGCACCCTGGCCGACTCCGGGCGCCTCGACGAGGCCATCGACTGGATCGAACAGGCACTCGCCCGCAACCCGACGTTCGACTGTGCCGTCCACACGGCACACCGGCTCCGCTACCGCCGCGACGGCGAACTACGCCACCTGGTCGCCCTCGCCGACTTCGTCCGGGACCACCCCGACGACTCACACGAACACCACGACCTGGCCGAGTGCTGCCACGACCGGCCCTGGCTGGCCCGGCTGCCCGCGGCTGGCGGCACCGTGGTCGCCACCATCGAACGGGCCCTCACCCGGGGCCTGGTGCCGACCCGGCTGTCCCTGCGCCAGCCCGAGCCCCCCAGCGCCATGCGGCTGCTCGGCACCGAACTACCCGGCCTGCCGGTCACCGTGCAACGCACCCCGAGCCCCGACCCCCGCCAGCCACGACGTGCCCCGGTCCGACAGCTGTGGCGCTACGCCGGCTGGCAGGCCGACCCGGTGCTGGACCGGCCGTCGACCAAGGCAAGCCAACGGATCCAGCAGCTCGCCCAGCCGGTCTGGCACCATCCGCCGGCGGCCTACGACAGCGCGGTGGTGCTCGCCACCCTCGACCTGGACGACCTGCTCGGGCTGCTGGTGCACCCGCCGTCGACGCCGGACGAGGTCGGAATCGACCCGGCCGGCTGGCTCCGCTGCGTACAGGTGTGGGCGTGCCTCGGCATCCTGCACCACCGTACCGACGAGGCATGGCCGGACTCGACCCGCCGCCGGGTGCTGGTCGACGTCGCCTGGGGGGTGGAGGACTGGTCCGCCGAGGCCGCGCTGTTCGCGCTGGTCACCGCCGCGTGGGTGGACCCGGCGGTACGCCCGGACGTGGCCCGGGTGGTGGCCGAACGGCTCGCTGACGCGGTCGACGTCGCCGGGCACCGGACCGTACCGATCCTGTGGTCCCTGGCACAGCTGGCACTGGCCACGCCGGACCTCGACGCCGCGACGACCGCCACGGCACGGCGGATCGCCGGCCGGTCGGCGCGGGTGCCCCGGCAACGCCGGCCGGGACTGATCCGCCGGCTACTGGGCCGGGACTGACCGGCACGGCGCGCCTACTCGATGACCGCGATCAGGTCACCTTCCTGCACCACGTCGCCTTCGTTGACAGCCAGCCGTGCCACCACGCCGTCCGCCTCCGCGACCACCGGGATCTCCATCTTCATGGACTCCAGGATCACCAGGGTGTCACCGTCGGAGACGGTGTCGCCGGCGGCGGCCACCACCTTCCACACGTTCGCCACCATCTCGGCCCGGATCTCCTCGGCCATCTGCCGGCCCTCCTTCGTACGTGCCGAACGCGACATGCGGAAGGTATCCCACCACGTGCCCACCGCGCATGCCGGTGACCGGGCCGGCCTAGCATCAACAGGTCAGCTCCCGAACTACGGGAGTCACCGTCCGACGGGAGGACACATGGCCAAGAAGGCTCGCAAGAAGAAGGCACGTAAGAAGAGCGCGGCCAACCACGGCAAGCGCCCCAACTCCTGATGCCGCCGGTCGCCGGTCGG harbors:
- a CDS encoding tetratricopeptide repeat protein; this translates as MALDEGDYRHAADHVAGAITHAPTMPEVHEMLTRLAARTDGALDLFPLDEHVFIGTVVARAHLLAAAGRAGEGLELLAAATGHAPTVNWAGVPWVGAADLPARLDPDQIAIVLMQICASVPDPVPDVDRPPLLPYLRLAEHATTAHADHGLLLGASSALARRLGEIPTALDWATQGVRAEPSKLAEVWLGYAYRSAGRTAEAVAALRRASAHDPDDLSIYADIAGTLADSGRLDEAIDWIEQALARNPTFDCAVHTAHRLRYRRDGELRHLVALADFVRDHPDDSHEHHDLAECCHDRPWLARLPAAGGTVVATIERALTRGLVPTRLSLRQPEPPSAMRLLGTELPGLPVTVQRTPSPDPRQPRRAPVRQLWRYAGWQADPVLDRPSTKASQRIQQLAQPVWHHPPAAYDSAVVLATLDLDDLLGLLVHPPSTPDEVGIDPAGWLRCVQVWACLGILHHRTDEAWPDSTRRRVLVDVAWGVEDWSAEAALFALVTAAWVDPAVRPDVARVVAERLADAVDVAGHRTVPILWSLAQLALATPDLDAATTATARRIAGRSARVPRQRRPGLIRRLLGRD
- a CDS encoding biotin/lipoyl-binding carrier protein codes for the protein MAEEIRAEMVANVWKVVAAAGDTVSDGDTLVILESMKMEIPVVAEADGVVARLAVNEGDVVQEGDLIAVIE